One genomic window of Methanosalsum zhilinae DSM 4017 includes the following:
- the ppsA gene encoding phosphoenolpyruvate synthase, with the protein MPQTKYIRWQKEITIEDIPLVGGKNASIGEMYRELTGKGIKIPNGFAVTSDAYWHVLESGDILDKLRETLADLDTSDVSDLEKKGQKARSLILDAGIPDDLWEEIKAAYDQLCDQYGSDTDVAVRSSATAEDLPTASFAGQQESYLNIKGYHALKEACSKCFASLFTDRAISYRVNNDFDHFDVALSIGVMKMVRSDLASAGVIFTLDTESGFRDVVFITGAYGLGENVVQGQVDPDEFYVFKPTFRDGYRPIIKKNLGKKSIKMVYGKGESKIVTRNVEVPETDRQVFCINDEEILKLADYAIAIEDHYSNKAGKAQPMDIEWAKDGITGDLFIVQARPETVQSQKDIDVLEKYSLEEKSDVLAKGRSIGEKISSGKAHIIKDVSKLSSFKEGEILLADTTTPDWEPVMKTASAIVTNKGGRTSHAAIVSRELGIPAIVGTGNVTEKVQNGQEVTVSCAQGETGYVYEGKLSYKVDKQSLKDIKKPKTKIMMNIANPETVFGNSRIPNDGVGLTRLEFMISSTIKVHPMALVYPEKVEDNETLDMIEKLTYGYSSKEDFFIEKLAEGVGTIAAAFYPKPVVVRLSDFKSNEYASLIGGEYFEDVEESNPMLGFRGASRYYSERYRDGFALECKAMKHARDVMGLKNIVLMIPFCRKVEEGKKVLKEMEKHGLKKGEDGLEIYVMCEIPTNVLLIDEFSKIFDGFSIGSNDLTQLTLGVDRDSEILAPDFDERDPGVMKMVSMAVQGAKRNDRYSGLCGEAPSNYPEFAEFLVEEGIESISLNPDSVLKILLKISETEERLGR; encoded by the coding sequence ATGCCTCAAACAAAATATATCAGGTGGCAAAAGGAGATTACCATTGAGGATATTCCTCTGGTAGGGGGAAAGAATGCCTCAATTGGCGAAATGTATCGTGAACTGACTGGTAAAGGAATTAAGATTCCAAATGGATTTGCTGTTACTTCGGATGCATACTGGCATGTACTGGAATCCGGAGATATTCTTGATAAACTAAGAGAAACCCTTGCAGATCTTGATACTTCAGATGTATCAGATCTTGAAAAAAAAGGACAAAAAGCAAGATCTCTGATACTTGATGCAGGAATTCCGGATGATCTTTGGGAAGAGATTAAAGCTGCCTATGATCAGCTATGTGATCAATATGGATCCGATACTGATGTGGCTGTAAGAAGTTCTGCAACAGCTGAAGACCTGCCTACGGCTTCATTTGCAGGCCAGCAGGAATCATATCTGAACATAAAGGGATACCATGCATTAAAAGAAGCATGCAGCAAATGTTTTGCATCCCTTTTCACAGACAGAGCAATATCCTATAGAGTAAACAATGACTTTGATCATTTTGACGTGGCTCTATCGATTGGTGTTATGAAAATGGTACGATCCGATCTTGCATCCGCAGGAGTTATTTTTACACTGGATACAGAAAGCGGATTCAGAGATGTGGTTTTTATTACAGGTGCGTATGGTCTTGGGGAAAATGTGGTTCAGGGCCAGGTCGATCCTGATGAATTCTATGTCTTCAAACCAACATTCAGAGATGGGTACAGACCTATTATCAAGAAAAACCTTGGGAAAAAATCAATAAAAATGGTTTATGGTAAAGGTGAATCTAAAATAGTAACCCGAAATGTGGAAGTACCTGAAACTGATAGACAGGTATTTTGCATTAATGATGAGGAAATCCTGAAACTGGCTGACTATGCAATAGCCATTGAAGATCACTACTCTAACAAGGCTGGAAAAGCACAGCCAATGGATATTGAATGGGCCAAGGATGGAATTACCGGTGATCTGTTCATAGTTCAGGCACGTCCTGAAACCGTACAATCACAGAAAGATATTGATGTACTTGAAAAATACAGCCTTGAAGAAAAATCAGATGTTCTGGCAAAGGGAAGGAGCATAGGGGAAAAAATAAGCTCTGGAAAGGCACATATAATCAAGGATGTGTCAAAATTGTCTTCATTTAAGGAAGGAGAGATTTTACTGGCAGATACAACAACTCCTGACTGGGAACCGGTAATGAAAACAGCGTCTGCTATTGTAACCAACAAGGGCGGGAGAACCTCACACGCAGCTATTGTCAGTCGCGAACTTGGAATTCCTGCAATTGTTGGTACAGGTAATGTTACTGAAAAAGTTCAGAATGGACAGGAGGTCACTGTGAGCTGTGCTCAGGGTGAAACCGGTTATGTTTATGAAGGAAAATTATCTTATAAAGTAGATAAACAGAGCCTGAAAGACATAAAAAAGCCAAAAACAAAGATAATGATGAATATAGCAAATCCTGAAACCGTATTTGGTAATTCCAGAATACCAAATGATGGTGTAGGACTTACCAGGCTTGAATTTATGATCTCAAGTACAATAAAAGTGCATCCAATGGCTCTTGTGTACCCTGAAAAGGTAGAAGATAATGAAACACTGGACATGATTGAAAAACTGACATACGGTTATAGTAGTAAAGAAGATTTTTTTATAGAAAAGCTTGCTGAGGGTGTTGGAACAATAGCAGCTGCCTTTTATCCTAAACCTGTTGTGGTTCGTCTAAGTGATTTTAAGTCTAATGAATATGCTTCACTTATTGGGGGAGAATATTTCGAAGATGTTGAAGAGAGCAATCCAATGCTTGGTTTTAGAGGAGCTTCCCGATACTACAGTGAAAGATACAGAGATGGTTTTGCTCTTGAATGCAAAGCCATGAAACATGCAAGAGATGTAATGGGACTCAAAAACATAGTGCTCATGATTCCTTTCTGCAGAAAGGTAGAGGAAGGGAAAAAAGTTCTCAAAGAGATGGAAAAGCATGGCCTCAAAAAAGGGGAAGACGGACTTGAGATATATGTAATGTGTGAGATTCCAACAAATGTGTTGCTAATTGATGAATTTAGCAAGATATTTGATGGTTTTTCCATCGGTTCAAACGACCTGACACAGCTCACACTTGGTGTTGACAGAGACTCAGAAATCCTTGCTCCAGATTTTGATGAAAGGGATCCCGGTGTCATGAAAATGGTTTCAATGGCTGTACAGGGTGCAAAAAGAAATGACCGGTACAGTGGATTATGTGGAGAAGCTCCCAGCAACTATCCTGAATTTGCAGAATTTCTGGTTGAAGAGGGAATAGAATCTATTTCTCTTAATCCCGATTCTGTATTAAAGATTTTGCTGAAAATTTCAGAAACAGAGGAAAGACTTGGTAGATAA
- a CDS encoding alkaline phosphatase family protein produces MNCPDTDNECIQVDIAPTISKILHIPMIAPSGKPIQKILDYTGKKKCRKIVLIIVDSLGFSLYKRLEKHMPAIKKIADTGLLIKCRSVADKTTPAIASIFSGYYPEEHMIQKTEDLYYERVKNKDNPKIKSILEWAHEAGLRSSIAIESEGAAALSGRIDTSSGVRDVSDIVEYDRKITEAVFKSLKNQPHLMAIHLRTIDRIAHTEDKWKSIIGAASCINKNIDMIINEMEPCTLVIVCGDHPIHSSQKWLKMASDEEINNYDNKYVALIAGCI; encoded by the coding sequence ATGAATTGCCCAGACACAGATAATGAATGTATTCAGGTAGATATCGCTCCAACGATTTCAAAGATCTTACATATTCCAATGATAGCCCCTTCTGGAAAACCAATCCAGAAAATATTGGACTATACCGGAAAAAAAAAATGTAGAAAAATTGTTTTAATAATAGTTGACAGCCTGGGATTTTCACTCTACAAAAGACTGGAAAAACATATGCCTGCAATTAAAAAAATTGCAGATACAGGTCTTCTTATCAAATGTCGTTCAGTAGCAGACAAGACCACTCCTGCCATAGCATCAATATTTAGTGGTTATTATCCAGAAGAACACATGATTCAAAAAACAGAAGACCTGTATTATGAGAGAGTGAAAAATAAAGACAATCCAAAAATAAAATCTATTCTTGAGTGGGCCCATGAAGCCGGTCTACGGTCATCAATTGCAATTGAATCAGAAGGTGCTGCAGCTTTGAGTGGTAGAATTGATACGTCCTCGGGGGTTAGAGATGTGAGTGATATAGTAGAATATGACAGAAAAATAACAGAGGCGGTATTTAAATCACTGAAAAATCAGCCACATCTTATGGCCATACATTTAAGAACAATTGATCGAATTGCCCATACTGAAGACAAATGGAAATCTATCATTGGTGCTGCATCCTGCATAAATAAAAATATTGATATGATTATCAATGAAATGGAACCGTGCACTCTGGTGATTGTATGTGGTGATCATCCAATACACTCATCTCAAAAGTGGCTAAAAATGGCATCTGACGAGGAAATCAACAATTATGATAACAAATATGTAGCACTGATTGCAGGTTGTATATAA
- a CDS encoding symporter small accessory protein, with protein sequence MLGIDDPQIWIAYILCFISAIGCMIYGGLKWNRGDEEEVAEKCQ encoded by the coding sequence ATGCTTGGGATTGATGATCCTCAAATATGGATTGCTTACATTCTCTGTTTTATAAGTGCTATCGGCTGTATGATATACGGTGGCCTGAAATGGAATAGAGGAGATGAAGAAGAGGTCGCCGAAAAATGCCAGTAA
- a CDS encoding ATPase domain-containing protein, translating to MERIQTKIPNLDMILNGGIPEYSINIIAGKPGTGKTILVQQMIFNNAAQGKKSIYLTTVSEPSVKVVRFQREFDYFNPDFLGEYVIYADLGEIIRKNGSKGALDSVTKLIEEHSPDFLVIDSFKAIHDLVSSQTDFRNFMFELAVKLSSWNTTTFLVGEYSCNERDTLPEFSVADSMICLKYDNGSRNIEIKKMRGTSFLSGKHTMKIDDSGITIYPHLKPELRISEISDERSEPERVSTGVPGLDTMLGGGLLQRRATLVIGSAGTGKSLMGLHFLAEGAKKGENGILLSFEERADEVIENSHSYGINLEDMIKKGLITILHIVPVDLSVDEMIYRLKETIEHTGAKRIVIDGIANIERNQTSVEIRDTFYTIVDMLKEHNTTSILTSEVSEIIGSTEATKHGTSFVVDTIISLRYVEIESEMKKAVSIIKMRGSDHDKEIREYKISDKGISVELPFAQYSGVFSGTPSKKPSEAFVEAFKK from the coding sequence ATGGAAAGAATACAGACCAAAATCCCTAATCTGGATATGATCCTGAACGGCGGGATTCCGGAATACAGTATTAATATTATAGCAGGAAAACCTGGAACTGGTAAGACTATCTTGGTTCAGCAGATGATATTTAACAATGCTGCTCAGGGAAAAAAATCCATCTACCTGACAACTGTTTCTGAACCATCTGTAAAGGTTGTGCGATTTCAAAGAGAATTTGATTATTTCAATCCAGATTTTCTGGGAGAATATGTCATATACGCAGACCTTGGAGAGATTATTCGCAAGAACGGTAGTAAGGGCGCCCTGGATTCGGTCACCAAGCTTATTGAAGAACACTCCCCCGATTTTTTAGTAATTGACAGCTTTAAGGCAATTCATGACCTGGTGTCTTCCCAGACAGATTTCAGGAATTTTATGTTTGAACTGGCTGTTAAACTTTCGTCATGGAATACAACTACTTTTCTTGTAGGAGAATATAGCTGCAATGAAAGAGACACCCTTCCTGAATTCTCAGTCGCTGACAGCATGATATGTCTAAAATATGATAATGGTTCAAGAAATATTGAAATCAAAAAAATGCGTGGTACTTCTTTCTTATCTGGAAAACATACTATGAAAATAGACGACAGTGGCATAACCATATATCCACATCTAAAACCTGAACTCCGCATATCTGAGATTTCAGATGAAAGATCAGAACCTGAAAGAGTTTCAACTGGAGTTCCCGGATTGGATACTATGCTTGGAGGAGGGTTGTTACAAAGGAGGGCAACTCTTGTAATAGGTAGTGCAGGAACAGGAAAGTCATTGATGGGATTGCATTTTCTGGCCGAAGGTGCAAAGAAAGGAGAAAATGGAATACTTCTTTCTTTTGAAGAAAGGGCGGATGAAGTAATTGAGAATTCACATTCTTATGGCATTAACCTGGAGGATATGATCAAAAAAGGATTGATCACAATTTTACACATCGTTCCTGTTGATCTAAGTGTTGATGAAATGATCTACAGGTTAAAAGAGACTATTGAACATACCGGAGCAAAAAGGATTGTTATCGATGGTATTGCCAACATTGAAAGAAATCAAACCTCTGTAGAGATACGGGATACATTCTACACGATTGTAGATATGCTTAAAGAGCATAATACCACAAGTATTCTGACAAGCGAAGTATCTGAGATTATTGGCAGTACAGAAGCCACAAAGCACGGAACCTCCTTTGTAGTGGATACTATAATATCCTTAAGATATGTAGAAATAGAATCTGAAATGAAAAAAGCAGTTTCTATTATAAAAATGCGTGGAAGTGACCACGATAAAGAGATAAGGGAGTATAAAATAAGTGATAAGGGTATTTCGGTTGAACTTCCATTTGCTCAGTATAGCGGGGTATTCAGCGGAACCCCTTCAAAAAAACCATCTGAAGCTTTTGTAGAAGCGTTTAAAAAATGA
- a CDS encoding MFS transporter translates to MNIDRLIIYLTIFVIMGLSDAVIPVIPELVSLSQAPYGSFSSSLLFSGYFLGALLTMLPFGILSDRYGNEKFIALGIFLTLISGIILLVSNNFWILVVARFLEGSACGAFFPAAYSILSGFVQKKRYIGEFNFLLNAGLALGLIIAGFLADINIRGGIMVFTVMAAVLMIMSLIRLIKMPSLTSGQKTEKSDISSGIIDKVNTTATIIFDINFRKIWFMTFVLFGSTAVLVAFYPDYSADFLTKPELGTAISLIYIFAMVTSFAFGRSMMDHKTMIVVGLGIASFGALVSIRHPMAGFAILGAGSGIGMIGLPVAVSHMNIERGLAMGLFNTCTYGGLALMPIFAGVFVDVLSFEMIFALNGALLIIATLYSNRKLKRKNYI, encoded by the coding sequence ATGAACATTGATAGACTGATCATATACCTTACTATTTTTGTAATAATGGGTCTATCTGATGCAGTAATTCCTGTAATACCGGAACTGGTTTCATTAAGTCAGGCACCATATGGGTCCTTTTCTTCGAGTCTTCTGTTTTCAGGATATTTTTTAGGTGCTCTTCTAACAATGCTGCCTTTTGGAATTCTATCCGATCGATACGGAAATGAAAAATTTATTGCTCTGGGTATATTTTTAACACTGATTTCTGGAATAATATTACTAGTATCAAATAATTTCTGGATACTTGTAGTCGCAAGGTTTCTGGAAGGATCCGCGTGTGGCGCTTTTTTTCCGGCAGCTTATTCTATTCTTTCAGGTTTTGTTCAGAAAAAACGGTATATTGGAGAATTCAATTTTTTATTAAATGCAGGTCTTGCCCTTGGACTTATCATAGCCGGATTCCTTGCTGATATCAACATCAGGGGAGGAATAATGGTTTTTACAGTTATGGCAGCTGTTTTGATGATTATGTCACTGATCCGACTAATTAAGATGCCCTCTTTGACTTCAGGTCAAAAAACTGAAAAATCTGATATTTCATCCGGAATAATTGATAAGGTCAACACAACAGCGACTATTATATTTGACATTAATTTTAGAAAAATATGGTTTATGACTTTTGTCCTGTTTGGGTCTACAGCTGTACTGGTAGCTTTTTATCCAGATTATAGTGCGGACTTTTTAACAAAACCAGAACTTGGAACTGCAATTTCCCTTATATACATATTTGCAATGGTTACTTCTTTTGCTTTTGGAAGATCAATGATGGACCATAAAACTATGATAGTTGTAGGTTTAGGAATTGCATCATTTGGTGCTCTGGTATCCATAAGGCACCCTATGGCCGGATTTGCAATTCTTGGCGCAGGATCCGGTATTGGAATGATTGGGCTTCCAGTAGCAGTATCACACATGAACATTGAAAGAGGACTGGCAATGGGACTATTTAATACCTGCACATACGGAGGACTTGCTCTGATGCCTATTTTTGCGGGTGTGTTCGTAGATGTTTTAAGTTTTGAGATGATATTTGCATTAAATGGAGCATTGCTTATTATTGCTACGCTATATTCTAATAGGAAACTAAAAAGAAAAAATTATATTTAG